The Populus alba chromosome 4, ASM523922v2, whole genome shotgun sequence genome contains a region encoding:
- the LOC118050846 gene encoding uncharacterized protein: protein MGSVNAFLYKKLLPFAASFWLSVSNLFLSLFGFFDRTMFRVKSDKSLEAKEPEVEVSEFKGAKEMNELEEKERPSQKEAKETEVGVSEFMETKEIDELEEKETPKFFFKFQFQTYREEDEPVLLSSVPPTSTNKYEFLSEKDSSHYLEEPEVVSLTVKELYAGSNGELFANKKIMEDGVLSDKDFAEKESEAESVREEIKEISADSVRDEYDVSRDDDAPFLTEKGFILSDSIVSSHEFMSRCVASTSDGFLSDKDFEDVSGLDILKEIDGKTEESTDENLELKYLDLKNLNAGYEADDFDEEDSNIVEELEKKEEAVQKPAKVEEDTEMLSDKDFEDNNNSSKKEHGCKENEAKDILDMPKSNSQNSSAADSEDSNGLETLWEHQDLIEQLKMELKKVRATGLPTILEEDESPKIMEDLKPWKIDEKFQHEDRMGELHKFYKSYRERMRKFDILNYQKMYAMSFLQSKDPLKSITRREASAPALTSLLSQKFLLSKRKKSSSDPMMNFIRELHNDLEVVYVGQLCLSWEILHWQYEKALELWDSDPYGMRLYNEVAGEFQQFQVLLQRFIENEPFEGPRVQNYIKNRCVLRNLLQVPVIREDNMKDKKARGKGKDGDSITSDMLVEIMEESIRIFWQFVRSDKDADNVISKGRKGTQIEPQDPTELELLTEVRTSLQKKEKRLKDIWRSGNCILKKFQKHQGDNSDQVLCFFSQVDINLVSRVLNMSKVTTDQLLWCHNKLSKINFINRKIHVEHSFLLFPC from the exons ATGGGTTCTGTTAATGCGTTTCTTTATAAGAAATTACTTCCTTTTGCAGCCTCTTTCTGGCTTTCTGTCTCCAATCTGTTCCTTTCTCTGTTTGGTTTCTTCGATAGAACCATGTTCAG AGTGAAGAGCGATAAAAGTTTGGAGGCCAAGGAACCAGAAGTTGAAGTTTCTGAATTTAAGGGAGCAAAAGAAATGAATGAgttagaagaaaaggaaaggccAAGTCAAAAAGAAGCCAAGGAAACAGAAGTTGGAGTTTCTGAATTTATGGAGACGAAAGAAATTGATgaattagaagaaaaagaaacaccgAAGTTCTTCTTCAAATTTCAGTTTCAAACTTATAGAGAGGAAGATGAGCCTGTTCTCTTGAGTTCGGTACCTCCTACAAGCACTAACAAGTATGAGTTCTTGTCAGAGAAGGATTCCAGTCATTACTTGGAGGAGCCGGAGGTTGTTAGTCTTACCGTGAAAGAGTTATATGCGGGTTCTAATGGTGAATTGTTTGCCAATAAAAAGATTATGGAGGATGGGGTTTTATCTGATAAGGACTTTGCAGAAAAAGAATCAGAAGCAGAATCTGTTCGTgaagaaataaaagagattTCTGCAGATAGTGTGCGTGATGAATATGATGTTTCGAGAGATGATGATGCTCCGTTTCTAACAGAGAAGGGCTTTATTCTTTCAGATTCTATTGTTTCAAGCCATGAGTTTATGAGTCGTTGTGTAGCTTCAACCAGCGATGGGTTCTTGTCAGATAAAGATTTTGAAGATGTATCTGGACTTGATATTTTGAAGGAAATTGATGGGAAGACGGAAGAATCAACTGACGAAAATTTGGAGTTAAAGTATTTAGATTTGAAGAATTTGAACGCCGGTTACGAGGCTGATGATTTTGATGAGGAAGATAGTAACATAGTGGAAGagcttgaaaagaaagaagaggctGTGCAGAAACCAGCTAAAGTAGAAGAAGACACAGAAATGCTGTCTGACAAAGATTTTGAAGACAACAACAATTCCAGTAAAAAGGAACATGGCTGCAAAGAAAATGAAGCCAAGGATATTTTAGATATGCCAAAGTCCAATTCTCAGAATTCTTCGGCTGCCGATTCCGAGGATTCTAATGGCTTGGAAACCTTATGGGAGCATCAAGATTTGATAGAACAGCTCAAAATGGAACTGAAAAAGGTCAGAGCTACAGGTCTGCCAACAATTTTAGAAGAAGACGAATCACCGAAAATAATGGAAGATTTGAAGCCATGGAAAATTGATGAGAAGTTCCAGCATGAAGATAGAATGGGTGAGCTTCACAAGTTCTACAAGAGTTACAGAGAAAGAATGCGGAAATTCGATATCTTGAATTACCAGAAGATGTATGCAATGA GCTTTCTTCAATCGAAGGACCCACTTAAATCGATTACAAGGCGTGAAGCTTCAGCTCCAGCGTTGACATCCCTTCTTTCGCAGAAATTCCTGCTAAGCAAGCGCAAAAAGTCCAGTTCTGACCCGATGATGAACTTTATTAGGGAATTGCATAACGATTTGGAAGTGGTGTATGTTGGGCAACTGTGCCTCTCATGGGAAATCCTTCATTGGCAGTATGAAAAAGCCCTAGAACTATGGGATTCTGACCCTTATGGGATGCGGCTCTACAATGAAGTCGCTGGTGAATTTCAACAGTTTCAAGTGCTGTTGCAAAGGTTTATAGAGAATGAACCTTTTGAAGGTCCAAGGGTACAAAATTACATCAAGAATCGATGTGTGCTGCGTAATCTCCTTCAAGTTCCAGTAATAAGAG AGGACAATATGAAGGATAAAAAGGCAAGAGGAAAAGGGAAAGATGGTGATTCAATTACAAGTGATATGCTAGTAGAGATCATGGAAGAATCAATAAGAATTTTTTGGCAATTTGTTCGATCTGATAAAGATGCAGACAATGTGATATCAAAGGGTCGCAAGGGAACTCAAATAGAACCCCAAGATCCCACTGAACTAGAGCTATTGACAGAAGTTCGAACAAGTCTTCAAAAG AAGGAGAAAAGGCTTAAAGACATTTGGAGGAGTGGAAACTGCATATTGAAGAAGTTCCAAAAACATCAAGGGGACAATTCTGATCAAGTTCTTTGCTTCTTCTCTCAAGTGGATATAAATTTAGTATCAAGGGTTCTGAACATGTCCAAAGTAACCACGGATCAGCTACTGTGGTGTCACAATAAATTGAGcaagataaattttattaaccGGAAGATCCATGTAGAACATTCATTTTTGCTTTTTCCATGTTGA
- the LOC118050848 gene encoding zinc finger BED domain-containing protein DAYSLEEPER produces MDARDSTSNRDVSSSGGGGGTTTGVGGGEEDPILSVTATLAKDAWLHFNSRRFNECLEVLYQLKQKKEDDPKALHNIAIAEYSRDGYPDPKKLLEVLNNIEALHNIAIAEYSRDGYPDPKKLLEVLNNIEIATLEENNQLMTPPENQMATLEDNNHLITTEYQLATLEENNQLITTPEYQMETFEENNHSMPAPETQPNKRRKRKSMVWEHFTIETVSAESRRAFCKQCKQSFAYSTGSKVAGTSHLKRHIAKGTCLALLRNQGNQQTPGTPGMNGNGSISDPPRRHYRSHSSAYISFDSDHCRPEIARMMIIHDYPLHMVEHSGFLTFLKSLEPRFDMVSFNIVQGDCVSSYLREKQNVMKFIEGLPGRVCLTLDVWTSSQSLGYVFITGHFIDGYWKPQRRILNVVMEPNPNSDAALSHAVATCLSDWSLEGKLFSITFNHPVGEPGLQNLRSLLSVKNPLIINGQLILGNCSARTLSNFAKDVLWAGREIIKKVRYSVKYVKTSEFHEQKFLELKEQLQVPSEKDLSLDNQAQWNTTYQMLVAASELKEVFSCLDTSDPDYKEAPSMEDWKRVDIICTYLKPLFDAANFLASRTNPNQKTFFHEVWKMHELYHSITSHGDPFVISLAEIMQEKIDKYLKECILALAIAVVLDPRFRMKLIEFSFVKFYGKEASKYIKIVDDALHELFLEYAALPLPLTPAHAEDGNFENMKTEEISYNELTDFDAYVETTSQNMKSELEQYLEESLLPRFQEMDVLKWWEENRLQYPVLSKMARDILTMQVSTADPDSVFDTEIKELDEYRSSLRPETVEALVCAKDWLQYRSASEVSNNLVKVEDLRS; encoded by the exons ATGGACGCACGAGATTCGACATCGAACCGAGATGTCTCGTCgagcggcggcggcggcggcaccACCACCGGCGTTGGAGGGGGAGAAGAGGATCCTATCCTTTCCGTCACTGCCACGCTTGCCAAAGACGCTTGGTTACACTTTAACTCTCGCCGGTTCAATGAGTGCCTCGAGGTTTTGTATCAGCTAAAGCAGAAAAAGGAAGACGATCCAAAG GCACTTCATAATATTGCTATTGCGGAGTATAGTAGAGATGGTTATCCAGATCCAAAGAAGTTGCTTGAAGTGCTTAATAACATTGAg GCACTTCATAATATTGCTATTGCGGAGTATAGTAGAGATGGTTATCCAGATCCAAAGAAGTTGCTTGAAGTGCTTAATAACATTGAg ATTGCAACACTTGAAGAGAATAATCAGCTGATGACACCTCCAGAAAACCAGATGGCAACCCTTGAAGACAATAATCACTTGATTACTACCGAATACCAGCTGGCAACCCTTGAAGAGAATAATCAGCTGATTACCACTCCAGAATACCAGATGGAAACATTTGAAGAAAACAATCATTCTATGCCTGCTCCTGAAACACAGCCTAACAAGAGGAGGAAAAGGAAGTCCATGGTTTGGGAACACTTCACCATAGAAACTGTAAGTGCTGAAAGTAGAAGGGCATTCTGTAAGCAGTGCAAGCAAAGCTTTGCATACAGCACAGGTTCAAAAGTAGCTGGTACCAGCCATCTTAAACGTCACATTGCCAAGGGAACTTGTCTAGCACTACTACGCAATCAGGGGAATCAACAAACACCTGGTACACCAGGGATGAATGGAAATGGCAGTATTTCTGATCCACCAAGACGTCACTACAGATCCCATAGCTCAGCCTACATTTCATTTGATTCAGACCATTGCCGCCCTGAAATTGCCAGAATGATGATAATCCATGATTACCCTCTTCACATGGTTGAACATTCTGGATTTTTAACTTTTCTCAAGAGTCTTGAACCCAGATTTGACATGGTGAGCTTTAATATTGTCCAAGGAGATTGTGTCTCAAGTTACTTGAGGGAAAAGCAAAATGTTATGAAGTTCATTGAGGGTTTGCCTGGACGTGTTTGCCTTACACTGGATGTATGGACATCTAGCCAAAGCTTAGGTTATGTGTTTATAACAGGACACTTCATTGATGGTTATTGGAAGCCACAGAGGCGGATTCTCAATGTTGTGATGGAACCGAACCCTAACTCAGATGCAGCTCTTAGCCATGCTGTTGCTACTTGCCTATCCGATTGGAGTCTGGAAGGCAAGCTATTTTCTATCACTTTCAATCATCCAGTGGGTGAACCTGGGCTTCAAAACCTCAGATCTCTACTCTCTGTCAAAAATCCCCTTATCATCAATGGTCAGTTAATCCTTGGGAACTGCAGTGCTCGTACTTTAAGCAACTTTGCAAAAGATGTGCTATGGGCAGGGCGAGAGATCATTAAGAAAGTCCGTTACAGTGTAAAGTATGTGAAGACCTCAGAATTCCATGAGCAAAAGTTCCTTGAGCTAAAGGAGCAGCTTCAAGTCCCCAGTGAAAAAGACCTTTCTCTTGACAACCAAGCTCAATGGAACACAACGTATCAGATGCTGGTTGCTGCTTCAGAGTTGAAGGAAGTATTTTCTTGCCTAGATACTTCCGATCCTGATTACAAAGAGGCCCCATCCATGGAAGACTGGAAGCGGGTTGACATTATATGCACGTACTTGAAACCTCTCTTTGATGCAGCCAACTTCCTTGCCTCTAGAACTAACCCAAACCAGAAGACATTCTTCCACGAAGTCTGGAAGATGCATGAGCTGTATCATTCTATTACAAGTCATGGGGATCCCTTTGTCATCAGTCTTGCTGAAATAATGCAAGAAAAGATAGACAAGTATTTGAAGGAGTGCATCCTAGCTTTGGCAATTGCTGTAGTCTTGGATCCTCGGTTTAGGATGAAGTTGATTGAGTTCAGTTTTGTGAAATTCTATGGTAAAGAAGCTAGCAAATACATTAAGATTGTTGATGATGCACTCCATGAGCTTTTTCTCGAATATGCGGCGCTTCCTCTCCCTCTTACACCAGCTCATGCTGAAGATGGAAATTTTGAGAACATGAAGACTGAAGAAATTTCATACAATGAGCTCACAGATTTTGATGCGTATGTGGAGACTACTAGCCAAAATATGAAGTCGGAGCTGGAGCAGTATTTAGAAGAGTCTTTGTTGCCTCGCTTCCAAGAGATGGATGTACTGAAATGGTGGGAAGAGAACAGGCTCCAATATCCAGTTCTTTCAAAAATGGCTCGTGATATATTGACCATGCAGGTGTCTACTGCTGATCCTGACTCTGTATTTGATACCGAGATCAAAGAGCTGGATGAGTATCGGAGTTCTTTGAGACCTGAAACCGTGGAAGCCCTTGTGTGTGCAAAGGACTGGCTTCAGTACAGATCTGCTTCAGAAGTTTCTAATAATCTTGTGAAAGTAGAGGATCTTAGATCTTAG